GTATACATATCATCCCTAACTGTGACGTCATCAGCAAACCATTGGGCTAAACCATTAGGTGTACTGATAAAATTGAATAAAATTTTTGGAGATGAATGTATCTCATACTCAAGGTTGTATTTCTTTTTAGCTCCCATCCAGCACAAAAAAATTAAATTTTTACTCGAACATATTTTTAAAGTACGTGATTTCCCCTTATATTTGCAAACCTTTTAAGAAAAGGGGTATCGGTAAAGATACAAATAAAAACCATAATTGGCGGGGTAGCTCAGATGGTTAGAGCGCAGGATTCATAACCCTGAGGTCACGGGTTCAACTCCCGTCTCCGCTACAAATGATAAAAGGCTTTTAGAGGTAATCTAAAAGCCTTTTTTAGTTTTTGTACAACTTAAGCTACTTCTAGCATTTTATGGTCTTTTTTTGCCTTGTTCGCCAACAGATGCGCCAAAATGTTTACAGGTCCTAAGGTCAAATTTAGTAACGAAAGAGCTTACATTGAGTACTATTACGATGGCAAGTGTTACAGGGAGTACAACGCGAACAAGCTGCAATTATCTATTTTTCCTAACAAAGGCAAGAGCGGAAAGGAGCAGTTAAAACTCCTGATCAAATTAAAGTTCGAGTTTCAGAAAGCTTTAGAAAAAGGATGGAATCCTTACACCCAATTGGAACCTTCTAAAAAGCAAAACCCCTAAGTACAACGGCAACAGCGGATCAACCATCGGGTAAAAGAATTATGGCTGGTGAAAGAAGAGGTGATTAGAGAGCGTATTTGTTTACCCTGACTGGGCACCCGAAAAACTGTATCAACAATAATAAAACAATACTTAAATCGTTTCAAGAGGAACAGCTATCAAGAGAAGTTTTTAAGAACTAAATCATTTACCTTTTTATCATCTGAATTTCAATAACTATGATGAATTTTATTTCTAAGTATATCAAAATAACATTGTTTTTTGCTTTGGCTTACATGTTGCCATTTTCATTACTAGCTCAAGATGAACTGGTTACTGCTATTAACAATAAACTAATTCCTGTTAATACGCTATCTCCCAGTGATGATTTTTCTGACCTTGAGCAGCTAAAGAATATATTTAAGGACAAAAAAATTGTTGGTCTTGGGGAAGCTACACACGCAACCAAAGAGTTCTTTGATTATAAACATCGATTATTACGATTTATGGTAACTGAACTCGGGTTTAAAACATTTATTATTGAGGCTGATTTTGCAGGCTCAAAGGTAATGAACGATTATGTCTTATATGGAAAAGGCGACCCTTATACCGGTCTAAAAAAAATGGGAATAGGGGTTTGGATGATGACCGAATTTTTGGAGATGGTGGAATGGATCAAGGAGTATAATTCAACAAAAGCATTGGAGGATAAGGTGAAATTTTATGGTTGTGATATGCAGGTGGGTTTGTTTGCAGCGCAAGCCATTAAAGAAGGTTTAGGATCAAAAATAGAATTGCTTTCTGATGATAGCAAAAAAGGGTTGGACATGATCATTAACTGGCGCTACCATGTATCCACGGGTGCTGAAAATAGTTTATTGAAAAATACCATTTCAGAGTTAAACAGATATTTTCCTGCTAAAGCTGATACAAATCAATTGGAATTATTCAAACAATACATTCGTGTATTAGAGCAAAACATAGAGTTTATTCATGCTAAAGATTGGTTTCAACAGGATAAAGTAAGAGATAAATACATGGCAGAGAATTGTAAATGGATTTATCAGTTTGAATCAAAAGGAAAAGCAATTATCTGGGCGCACAATGGCCATGTTTCAAAGGATATTACGATGAACAACAATCTACCAATGGGGAATTACTTAGCAAAAGTATTTCCACAAGAGTACTATGTAATGGGCTTTGGATTTAATTCGGGTAAATTAGGAGGGTTCAAGCAAAAAGACGGAACATGGATTCGTGTTACTTATTCAATTCCAGATGTTCAAATTAAAAACTCTAGTGATTATGTATTTAAACAATGTGATAAGCCTAATTTCATCTTAGATTTTAATACGGCATCTACTAATCCCATTATTGCTGATTTTCTTAATAAAAAAGTAAACTCTCGTTTAATCGGAGGGGTTTATCATGCAAATAAACAAGCTAAAGGTGGAGATGGAGCATATCAAGCACTTATAAAAATGTATGATGCAATTATCTTTATAAGAGAAACTAATGCATCCACTGCATTGAAAATGAGCCATTTTCTAAATTAATATAATACTTTTACCAGGGTAGGTAAAATAAACTGTGTCAAGAGGCTTTGTTGTAATTATTATTTGGGTGTGGGAATGTGGTAAACTCGTATGAGTTTTCCATATTTCCACACCTTGTTCGTTAATTCAAATCTAACTGAAAACAAATGGAAAGTTCGGATCTGGATCAAAAACTGTGGAGTAAGTTTAGTTAGCCTGAAACGGAAAAAAATTAACATTTCCTACGCCCCCATATTGCACCCTGAAGGCATTAATTTTTGCATTGAAAGATTCCGCAGAGGCATTGGTGCTTTTGTTGTCAAATAATTGAGTATGTTCTTGTGGTGATTGATGATCCATCGTTCTGGATAGGGTATTGAAGGTCTAGAATCCAGGTTGTTCTACCTGCTCATTCCACCAATCTTGCAAAGGCATATAACTTATCCTTTGTATCGCTAAATATCCACGATAGTTTCTGAACTAAATCATAGGTTTTTCTTAGGGCAGGTTATTTTTCAAATAGGAGTTTGGCTCTCACTACCTGCTCAGCAGGTAGAAACCTCTGGCATGTAGTTGTTTTAACTGAATGTTTTAGCATCTTCTAATGCTTGATTTTCCACCTCGATTGCCTCCCACCGGTATTTAATTCTGATCTCCTGTAAAGCTTCGCTGGTCAGTTTTTGAACATAGAGGGGATTTTTAGCAACAAGGGGATGATATTATCGGACTTTGTCCCTTCCATAATAGCCACCAAAGTTCCCGCCTTACCTTTTGCTTGTTTTATCTTAATTCTATTCGTGTTAAATATACTATTCGGCTGTAGATCAATTTGTATCCACAGCCAAAAGTTGTTGTTTTAATATAGATTTGGCTCCGGATCTATTTTGATCCACAGCCAAATCTAGGCTTTGAAAGTATCTGCTTAAAACATACCAGCCAGATTAAAAAAGCAGTTGGTTACGACTTCCCAATCAATTTTAAATCCTGCAACTTCCGTCCAAACTCATCATCTGCAGCCAGCTTTAGAAAATCATCCTGCAAACCCAGCACTCTGAACACATTAAAGTAAGCCCTTAGGGATACACTCGGATTGCCTTTTTCTATATGATACAAAGTTGTACGGTCTATGCCTGCCCGTTCGGCCACTTGTATGGTTGTTAGGGTACGTCTTTTTCTGGCAAGCTTGATATTTTCTCCCATTTGCTCTAATACTTTTTGAAATTTGGGAAGAAGTGGTTGCTTTTTGGAACGCATATAAATGTTGTTTATTTTCAACAAATATGACTTTATTGTTTATAATAAACAGCATTTATCTTTGAGTAATAGCATGCATTCATTCATTAAAGAGAAAAGCTTCTGATAGAATCTATTAGTTTAAAATCCCCTTCAAGTGTTCAAACAATTTCTCATCAGGGCTACGAAAGAAAAAAGACTTTTAGAGTTTATCTAAGAGCCTTCGCCAAATTTTTACAGAACCAGAAATTAAAATTACATCTAACATCGCTTACATTGAGTAGTATTTTCTATGGCGCTCCGAAGAAAATACATGGAAACCGAATTTCTTTATCCAGCTTTCCTAAAAAAGAAAGAATGAAAAGGAAAAGTTTTAGCTTTTAAACAAATTGAAATATGGATTTCAGAAAGCCTTAGAAAAAGGCTGGCCTCCAATAACTGAAGCTAAACAAAAAATCATAAGAAGTTTAAAGTAAACGATACATGCATCTTTAAATAATAAACTGTCGGGTAATTACAGCTCTCCATGTGTTTGTAAGGAGAGGTTATGAGCATATACGAAAAGTCTAATATAAAACCAAAATTGCTTATTTTCATTAATTTAGTATTACTCAAATAATATCAATTATGGCACTTTTTATGGATTTGCATAAAGCTTCCGAAGGTGAGGAAGGAATGCCCAGCATTGAAGAGATAAAATGTTGTCATATGGCCGACTTGAAAATACAAGCTAAATACGGAGTTCGGTTTATACAATATTGGATTAACACTGAAGCAGGATTGTTCTTTTGTTTGATGGAAGGTCCGGATAAGGAATCGTGTGCTGCCGTACATCACGAAGCACATGGTAATATGGCGTGTAATATAATTGAACTGCAAGGCGGCGATTACAACGCGTACATGGGTAATGAAAGCACTAAAAATGAATTTGATTTAGTTGAAAACCCCGATGGAACATTGGATACTGGGATTAGAGTGATTTTAATGGTTGATATTATCACGCCGGTTAATGGCCAAAATCTCTATGATCAAATTAAAAATGCATTTAAAAAATTTAAAGGCAGGGAAGCAAACCACGGAGGCGATCGGATAATGTGTGTTTTTAACTCCAGTTCACATGCAATTGATTGCGCAAAAACAATCCTTACTGATTTCGAAATTGCAAATAAAGATGGGGTAGAAGTGCGCATTGGTATAAGTGCGGGCGGACCGGTAAACGACGGGATTGATTTTTTTGGCAGCAGCATTCGACTCGCAAATAAGTTATGCGATATAGCGCAAAGCAATCAAATTATTGTATCCACAGAGGTCAAGGAGTTAACTAAAGGCACTCTCATCACAACTGACAATGAAAACGGCGTATTAAGAATCATTACTCCGGTTGATGAAAAGTTTGTAAACGCATTGATTGAAGCGGTTGAGTCAATGGAAGGCAATTCAACATTTAGTGTGGAGAGTCTAAGCAAAAGCGTCGGCATGAGCAAAGCTCAACTCTATCGAAAAACGACCTCTTTAACAGGCCATTCCCCCAACTATTTTATCCAGGAACAACGGCTGAAAAAAGCCTTGAAATTGATTAAGAAGAAATCAGGCAACATAGCCGAAATCGCCTTTGAAGTGGGATTTAGCAGTCCGTCCTATTTTACAAAGAGTTTCCAAAACCGTTTTGGGATATTACCCACTCAAGCTCAGAGGTAACCTCTGTCTCTACCCTAATGGGATGAGGTGATCCAAAATTGCTAGCATTTGAATGAAATGTGAAAGCCTTCCAGCAAAGTTCCACCTAATTTTATATCAGTTAATCAAGGTTTGAACTTAAAACAAATTAACATGGAACGAGTAATTTCAGTTATTCACATTAATTCATCTTTAAAATTTAAACCCATGAAATCTTTAATTTCGCTTTTCGCAGTATTTGGATTGTTTTTTCTTGCCTGCGGCGCTAATGCTAAAAACGTAGAAACCGACATGGATCTGGCGGGTATTCAGGATTCTAACTCTAACAAAGCGCATTATTACATTGATGTACATAATCTGGAGCCAGGCAAAGTTTCCCTGGCCGATGTACAGGACGCACATAAAAAAGACCTTGCCGCCCAAGGCAAATACAATGTAAGCTTTATTAACTTTTGGGTCGACGAGCAACAAGGCAAGGTGTATTGCCTCTCGAAAGCCAATGATGAAGAATCAATAACAAGTACCCATAAAGAAGCACATGGTCTACTGCCTTCCGCGATTTACGAAGTAACCGAAGGGCAAGCAGCCGCGATGACAGGTAAAAAACAGTTATTCATTGATGTTCATGAACTAGGCCCAGGCAAAGTAACTGCAAAAGATGTAGCCGGCGCACACGCTAAAGATTTGGCCGTGGAAGGCAAATACGGCGTCAACTTTATTAACTATTGGGTCGACGAAAAAAACGGTGTAGTGTTCTGTTTGTCTGAAGCTGCCAATTCAACCGCAATCATAAACACTCATAAAGAAGCTCATGGTTTAGTGCCTGCTTATATTATGAAAGTGAAACAAGGCGAATGATAGAGCGCAGGTTCAACTACCGTCTCCGATAAGAAAAAAAGGCTTTTAGAGAAATCTGAAAGCCTTTTTTAGTTTGGGGCGGTTTTGAGTTACTTCAGCTTTTATTGTCTTTTTTCCAGTGTGCCACAGATGTACCAAATGATTATAGAAGGTTTATTTTAAGAAATTAGGCTTAATCCCAATCATTATATAAGCCCAATTGCTTATTTCGTCAGTTTGTCCGCCCCGTAAGGCCTTCATACTTTCCGTTCCAAACATTTGTGAATAACCACCAGAGATAACGAATGTAGGATTAATTGCATAGTTAAGGGTTAAATCAATCTCCGTTCCTAAATAGGAATTCATCGCCTTATATTCTCCTGTTGCGGCAAATTCCTTTTTGTCCAACACTCCAGCTGCAGAAGAAAACCCATGTACGTCAGTGGTAGTCCACCATTTTTCGGTTTTATATTTTAACCGCAGAAAAATATCTTGCAGCCCCACACTATTAAGATGATTTCCTGAATAAAAATAATCCATATAGCCGTTGAATGGATGATTGGTTCCAAAGACCGGATTAAACGAGTGATTAACCTTATTATATTTGGTGCTCGTATTAGTCTGACTTTGGCCGGATTGAAATTCATAACCTGCAGTTACAGAAAATTTATGTAAAGAACCATAGGTTAAATCCCCCCCAATTAGAAAGGCCTGTATGTCTTTCTTATTTACATCAATGCCTCCCGAATAATATCCTTTTCCAACAGCTGCTAATTTTCCGATCTTATATGTTAGGTGTGTTCCGGTTGTAAAGCTATGTCGGGAATCACTATTTATTTCAGGCGATTGCTGTCCCACATTAAGAAATAGGTAACTTAATGCAAGGTTACTCCATTTTTTATTCAGCCATAAATACTGCATATCTTTATAACTGTTGGCAATAGTATATTTTGTTGTTTTGAATTGCTCTTGGTCCTGGTTAAATGCAAAACCAATATGCATGGTCAGTGTGCTGTCAACATATTTTAAAACAGCTGCATCATGCGACCTGCCTTGCTGACTCCAGTTAACCGCTCCCATTATTCTTTCGTCATCATAAGCAATTTCCTGGCGTCCCAATTTGGCAGAAAATCTTTTTGTAAACGCATATTCTCCCCATGCTTCATGTAAAGAAAATAATGCGTCACTTGCATTTAGTTGAGATTGGTTTCCCCAAACTCTCACGTCCTGTAATGCCAATTTGGTTTGTAATTTATCGTTTGCATATCCCAAATTCAGACGGGTACGTTGAGAAATGAAGGCCGCAGCGTCCATATTCGTTTCTGACAAAGCTTTATATCCATGCCTGTATTCAAAACGAGGACGTAATTCTCCTGTTAGTGTAATTTGTGCATTTGAAGTAATGGCTATTAAAACTATAACTGTCATTAGTATAGTACCTTTAGTAAAAGTTTTCATCATCTGTAATTGATTAAG
Above is a window of Solitalea lacus DNA encoding:
- a CDS encoding erythromycin esterase family protein; the protein is MMNFISKYIKITLFFALAYMLPFSLLAQDELVTAINNKLIPVNTLSPSDDFSDLEQLKNIFKDKKIVGLGEATHATKEFFDYKHRLLRFMVTELGFKTFIIEADFAGSKVMNDYVLYGKGDPYTGLKKMGIGVWMMTEFLEMVEWIKEYNSTKALEDKVKFYGCDMQVGLFAAQAIKEGLGSKIELLSDDSKKGLDMIINWRYHVSTGAENSLLKNTISELNRYFPAKADTNQLELFKQYIRVLEQNIEFIHAKDWFQQDKVRDKYMAENCKWIYQFESKGKAIIWAHNGHVSKDITMNNNLPMGNYLAKVFPQEYYVMGFGFNSGKLGGFKQKDGTWIRVTYSIPDVQIKNSSDYVFKQCDKPNFILDFNTASTNPIIADFLNKKVNSRLIGGVYHANKQAKGGDGAYQALIKMYDAIIFIRETNASTALKMSHFLN
- a CDS encoding helix-turn-helix transcriptional regulator, with protein sequence MRSKKQPLLPKFQKVLEQMGENIKLARKRRTLTTIQVAERAGIDRTTLYHIEKGNPSVSLRAYFNVFRVLGLQDDFLKLAADDEFGRKLQDLKLIGKS
- a CDS encoding nickel-binding protein, with translation MALFMDLHKASEGEEGMPSIEEIKCCHMADLKIQAKYGVRFIQYWINTEAGLFFCLMEGPDKESCAAVHHEAHGNMACNIIELQGGDYNAYMGNESTKNEFDLVENPDGTLDTGIRVILMVDIITPVNGQNLYDQIKNAFKKFKGREANHGGDRIMCVFNSSSHAIDCAKTILTDFEIANKDGVEVRIGISAGGPVNDGIDFFGSSIRLANKLCDIAQSNQIIVSTEVKELTKGTLITTDNENGVLRIITPVDEKFVNALIEAVESMEGNSTFSVESLSKSVGMSKAQLYRKTTSLTGHSPNYFIQEQRLKKALKLIKKKSGNIAEIAFEVGFSSPSYFTKSFQNRFGILPTQAQR
- a CDS encoding alginate export family protein, which translates into the protein MTVIVLIAITSNAQITLTGELRPRFEYRHGYKALSETNMDAAAFISQRTRLNLGYANDKLQTKLALQDVRVWGNQSQLNASDALFSLHEAWGEYAFTKRFSAKLGRQEIAYDDERIMGAVNWSQQGRSHDAAVLKYVDSTLTMHIGFAFNQDQEQFKTTKYTIANSYKDMQYLWLNKKWSNLALSYLFLNVGQQSPEINSDSRHSFTTGTHLTYKIGKLAAVGKGYYSGGIDVNKKDIQAFLIGGDLTYGSLHKFSVTAGYEFQSGQSQTNTSTKYNKVNHSFNPVFGTNHPFNGYMDYFYSGNHLNSVGLQDIFLRLKYKTEKWWTTTDVHGFSSAAGVLDKKEFAATGEYKAMNSYLGTEIDLTLNYAINPTFVISGGYSQMFGTESMKALRGGQTDEISNWAYIMIGIKPNFLK
- a CDS encoding DUF4242 domain-containing protein, yielding MERVISVIHINSSLKFKPMKSLISLFAVFGLFFLACGANAKNVETDMDLAGIQDSNSNKAHYYIDVHNLEPGKVSLADVQDAHKKDLAAQGKYNVSFINFWVDEQQGKVYCLSKANDEESITSTHKEAHGLLPSAIYEVTEGQAAAMTGKKQLFIDVHELGPGKVTAKDVAGAHAKDLAVEGKYGVNFINYWVDEKNGVVFCLSEAANSTAIINTHKEAHGLVPAYIMKVKQGE